In the bacterium genome, AGAAGAGGCAATAAGGTATATTCAGATAAAACTTGATGAATATGAAAGAACCTCTCTTACAACCCTAAAACATCTAAAACTTATAGAGGGATAAATTTCTAAACAGCTTTTTATAAAACTTATTGTTCTTTATTTTTATCGTCCTCTACTTTATATTCTGCATCAACAACTTTTTCATTTTCTTGTTTTCCTTCCTGACCTGACTGAGGACCCTGACTCTGTGCGCTACCATAAGATTGCTGTGCTTGTTGGTATAAAATCTGAGCAAGTTTATGGGATGCTGTCTCAAGTTCTTCTATTCCTTTTCTTATCTGGTCTGCTGTTTTTGTTTCTGAATCAATTATTTTTCTTAAATTGTTTATTTTTTCCTCTATCTCTTTTCTTTCACTCTCACTCAATTTATTTCCATGTTCTTTCAATGTCTTGTTAACTGTATAAATTAAAGAATCTGCCTGATTTGAAAGTTCTGCTATTTCTCTTAATTTTTTATCTTCTTCTGCAAATCTTTCTGCTTCTTTAACCATTTTTTCAATTTCTTCCTGAGATAATTTCTTTGAACCGGTTATTCTTATAGATTGTTCTTTTCCAGTTCCAAGGTCTTTTGCAGAAACATGTAAAATTCCATTAGCATCAATATCAAAAGTAACCTCAATTTGAGGAATACCTCTCGGAGCAGGTGGAATACCATCAAGATGAAATCTACCAAGAGAAAGATTATCCTTTGCCATAGGTCTTTCACCTTGAAGAACATGTACTTCAACAGATGTCTGATTATCAGTGGCAGTTGTAAATATCTGACTTCTTTTTACAGGAATAGTTGTATTTCTTTCAATTATTTTAGTAAAGACACCACCAAGTGTTTCAACTCCAAGAGAAAGAGGTGTAACATCAAGAAGTAAAATATCCTTATCTTTCATCTCACCGGCAAGAATTGCACCCTGAATTGCTGCTCCAATAGAAACACATTCCATAGGGTCAACTCCTCTTTCTGGCTGAATTCCGATATAATCCTGAATAAATTTCTGAACTATTGGCATTCTTGTAGGACCTCCTACAAGAATCACTTTATTTATTTCTGACCTTTTAAGTTTCGCATCTTCAATTGCTCTATCCACTGGACCTTTGCATCTATCTATAATTGGAGAAATGAGTTCTTCAAGTTTTGCTCTATTTATTTTCATTATTAAATGTTTTGGTCCTGTCTGGTCAGCTGTGATAAAAGGTAAATTTATTTCTGTTTCAACAACCGAAGATAATTCTATTTTTGCTTTTTCTGCTGCTTCCTTTAATCGCATCATAGCCATTTTATCATTCCTCAAATCTATACCTGTTTCTCTTTTAAACTGTTCTACAATATATTCAATTAATGCATTATCCATATCTGTACCACCAAGTTGTGTATCTCCACTTGTTGATAGAACTTTAAAAACCCCACCCATCATCTCCATTATAGTAACATCAAGAGTTCCTGCACCAAAGTCAAAAACAAGTATCTTCAATTCTTCTTTAAGTTTATCAAGTCCATATGCTAGTGAAGCAGCGGTTGGCTCATTAATTAACCTTACAACTTCAAGACCAGCAATAGTTCCTGCGTCTTTTGTTGCCTGTCTCTGGTTATCATTAAAATACGCAGGAACAGTTATCACTGCTTTTTTAATAGGATAACCAAGAAAATTCTCAGCATCTTTTTTAATTTTCTGTAATATAAAAGCAGAAATCTGTTCAGGAGTATATGTTTTTCCATATATGTGATATTTAAAATCTGTTCCCATTTTCCTTTTTGCTGCAAAAACAGTTCCTTCAGGATTAACTGCTGCCTGTCTTCTTGCTGGTTCACCAACAAGAACCTGTCCATCCTTTGTAAATGCAACATAAGAAGGAAATGCCTTACCACCAACAATAGTAGTACCCTCTGCACTTGGGATTATAACAGGTTTATCTCCTTCCATAATTGCTGCAGATGAATTACTTGTTCCAAGGTCAATTCCTATAATTTTTTCTGCCATTTTTATTCCTCCTTTTTTTTTAATTTAGATGAGTTATAAATTAAAGAAGTTTCATTAAAATGAATAATATTAAAATCTTAAATGGGCGGTGCAGGACTTGAACCTGCGGCCCCTACCTTGTAAGGGTAGTGCTCTAACCACTGAGCTAACCGCCCTAATAGATTTATTTTACAATTTTTATAATTTTATGTAAAATACTTTTATTGATGTTTGTGAATCTATATTGACAAAAAGAAAAAATATGATTAAATAAAACAAATTAAAACAAAAAGGAGGAAAAAATGGCAAATGATTTATTAAATGGGATTAAGGAAAGTGTAATTAAAGGTGATATGAAAAAAACAGAAGAATTAGTTGATAAAGCAATTAAGGAAAGTTTGCCTGTTGAAAAAATATTAAATGAGGGTTTGATTGCTGGAATGATGGTGGTTGGAGAAAAGTTTAAAAATAATGAATATTATGTCCCTGAAGTTTTAATAGCAGCAAGAGCAATGAATAAAGGAATGAGTTTACTTGAACCATTAATTGTACAGGCAGGAATAAAACCAATTGCCAAACTTGCAATTGGAACAGTTAAAGGTGATTTACATGATATAGGAAAGAATTTGGTTGTTATGATGTGGAAAGGTGCTGGCTTTGAAGTTCTTGACCTTGGTATAGATGTTCCACCAGAAAAATTTGTTGAAGCAGCAAAAAGCGGAGTACAGGTTATTGGAATGAGTGCACTCTTAACAACAACAATGGTTCAAATGAAGGAAACAATTGAAGTTTTGAAAAAGGAAGGTGTAAGAGATAATGTAAAAATAATTATTGGTGGAGCACCTGTAACTCAGGAATTTGCAAATGAAATTGGTGCTGACGGCTATGCACCTGATGCTGCAAGTGCAGTAGATAAAGTTAAGGAACTTATTAATTTATAATGTGAATAAATTTTATTATTTAGTATTCTCTTATTTTGCAGGAAGTATTCCATTTGGATATCTGTTATGTAAATTATTCAAAGGGATAGATATTCGCAAATTTGGAAGCGGAAATATTGGTGCTACTAATGTTTATAGAGTTTGCGGTTGGAAACTGGGAATTCCTGCCTTAATTCTTGATATTTTAAAAGGATTTATTCCAGTTTATACAGGTAAAATTCTTATGTTTTCAAGTCCTTTTATCCTTGCAAGTGGTATTCTTTCAATATTAGGACATTCTTTTTCTATTTTTTTAAAAGGGAAAGGTGGAAAAGGTGTCTCAACAAGTTTTGGTGTTGTTATAGGACTATTACCTCTTCCTGCTTTAATCTCATTTTTTGTCTGGATAATCGTAGTTCTTTCTACAAAATATGTTTCTCTTGGTTCAATTACAGGAGCACTTTCTTTGACAATTTTTACTTTTATATTTAACAAAAATAGTTTCCTTTTTTATGTGAGTATTTTTATCTTTATCTTTATAGTTTATACACACAAGGAAAATATTAAACGACTTTTAAATAAAAAAGAAAACAGGATTGTTTTTCCATGGGAAAGAAAATAGGAATACTTGGAAGTGGTGGCTGGGGAATTTCACTTGCTCTTCTTCTTAATAAACTAAAAAATAAAGTTTTTCTCTGGGAACCATTAAAAGAAAATTATGAAATTTTAATTAAAAAAAGAGAGAATATTAACTATTTCAAAGGCATAAGAATTCCAAAAATAATAGAAATATCAAATTCATTAGAAGAAACTGTTTTAAATTCTGAAATTTTAATTATAGTTGTAAGGTCATCTTTTTTCAGGGATACAATAAAAAAACTAAAATTATATTATCAAAATCAACCTATATTAATTGGGACAAAAGGACTGGAATTAAACACAGGGAAAAGAATGTCAGAAATCTTGAAAGAGTTTATTAAAAATGATAGTTATGCAGTACTTTCGGGTCCCACAATAGCAAAAGAAGTAGTAAAAGGTTATCCCACTGCTGCTGTTGTTGCTTCTAATAATAAAAATATTTCGGAATTTTTTCAGCGGATAATAAGTTGTGAAAACTTCAG is a window encoding:
- the dnaK gene encoding molecular chaperone DnaK, with the translated sequence MAEKIIGIDLGTSNSSAAIMEGDKPVIIPSAEGTTIVGGKAFPSYVAFTKDGQVLVGEPARRQAAVNPEGTVFAAKRKMGTDFKYHIYGKTYTPEQISAFILQKIKKDAENFLGYPIKKAVITVPAYFNDNQRQATKDAGTIAGLEVVRLINEPTAASLAYGLDKLKEELKILVFDFGAGTLDVTIMEMMGGVFKVLSTSGDTQLGGTDMDNALIEYIVEQFKRETGIDLRNDKMAMMRLKEAAEKAKIELSSVVETEINLPFITADQTGPKHLIMKINRAKLEELISPIIDRCKGPVDRAIEDAKLKRSEINKVILVGGPTRMPIVQKFIQDYIGIQPERGVDPMECVSIGAAIQGAILAGEMKDKDILLLDVTPLSLGVETLGGVFTKIIERNTTIPVKRSQIFTTATDNQTSVEVHVLQGERPMAKDNLSLGRFHLDGIPPAPRGIPQIEVTFDIDANGILHVSAKDLGTGKEQSIRITGSKKLSQEEIEKMVKEAERFAEEDKKLREIAELSNQADSLIYTVNKTLKEHGNKLSESERKEIEEKINNLRKIIDSETKTADQIRKGIEELETASHKLAQILYQQAQQSYGSAQSQGPQSGQEGKQENEKVVDAEYKVEDDKNKEQ
- a CDS encoding corrinoid protein — its product is MANDLLNGIKESVIKGDMKKTEELVDKAIKESLPVEKILNEGLIAGMMVVGEKFKNNEYYVPEVLIAARAMNKGMSLLEPLIVQAGIKPIAKLAIGTVKGDLHDIGKNLVVMMWKGAGFEVLDLGIDVPPEKFVEAAKSGVQVIGMSALLTTTMVQMKETIEVLKKEGVRDNVKIIIGGAPVTQEFANEIGADGYAPDAASAVDKVKELINL
- the plsY gene encoding glycerol-3-phosphate 1-O-acyltransferase PlsY produces the protein MNKFYYLVFSYFAGSIPFGYLLCKLFKGIDIRKFGSGNIGATNVYRVCGWKLGIPALILDILKGFIPVYTGKILMFSSPFILASGILSILGHSFSIFLKGKGGKGVSTSFGVVIGLLPLPALISFFVWIIVVLSTKYVSLGSITGALSLTIFTFIFNKNSFLFYVSIFIFIFIVYTHKENIKRLLNKKENRIVFPWERK
- a CDS encoding NAD(P)H-dependent glycerol-3-phosphate dehydrogenase, whose product is MGKKIGILGSGGWGISLALLLNKLKNKVFLWEPLKENYEILIKKRENINYFKGIRIPKIIEISNSLEETVLNSEILIIVVRSSFFRDTIKKLKLYYQNQPILIGTKGLELNTGKRMSEILKEFIKNDSYAVLSGPTIAKEVVKGYPTAAVVASNNKNISEFFQRIISCENFRIYSSKDIIGVEVGGAFKNIIAIGAGIIDGLKLGINTKSSYLTRGLNEMIKIGTFLGGEEKTFRGLSGMGDLITTSFSKYSRNRSFGEGIVKIGKEKYLKNAKMVIEGIPTTRAFYKLSKKLDIELPITEAIYRIIYKNSDVRKEIKKLMLRELKKE